Within Ovis aries strain OAR_USU_Benz2616 breed Rambouillet chromosome 11, ARS-UI_Ramb_v3.0, whole genome shotgun sequence, the genomic segment ACTATTCCGTAAATCTTGGCTTTcagatctgtaaaatggagggaaAGTAATTGCCTCTAAGTATGCAGCCctacctttattattattattattttggccataccacatagcatgcaagatcttagtgctcccaccagggatcgaacagtgccccgtgcagtggaagcacagagtcctaaccactggaccgccagggaagtctggagCCCTGCTTCTACCCGAGAAGCTCTCCACTGCTAGCTGGCCCTCATTTCTGAAGTTCCGCCCCACCCCCCATGAGTTACCAAATGAAGGATCTGTAAGAAAACCCTCATTTCTCTTTTTGAGTAGATAACCAGCTGCTCTCCATCCCTATCAGTTGCATCATCTTCCTCTTACACAAAACAGCTCAAGTTGAAGACACAATATAATAATTGCAATAACAGTCTTAATGACTGAATTAATAGATTGTTTGTGATCGCAGGGGTTGTGGGAATGGTGAGTGAGAAAACGATTTATGAACTCAGGTTAATACATCAGTGAGGAAAGACGCTGAAAACAAGTGTGAGTGTGGGGAAAGgatggtgggggcggggaggatgGGGTGAAGAGGATGCTGAGGACAACTGCCAGAGGCTGAAACCAGCCAGAGGAAGGAGGCTACAGATCTCAGGAAAGAGCTTCCTCCACCCATGAGGCTCAGGCCAAGGCCCAGCAGACCGCAAGAGAAGAGGCAAGATGTGCCAGTGTCCAGGgcccatggttaagactctgtgcttccactgcagggggcaggggttcaacCCCCacttggggaagtaagatcccacaagccgcacagcgcggccaaaaacaaacagaaaggacGTGCCAGGACTGATCAGTTATCAGCCCTTCCACAGAGATCAAGCACCTCCCAGCTTCTGAAAGCCGAAAGGTGCGCTTCTCCGTGCCTTCTTTGCATCATTCTCTCTGCAAACGTGCAATTCATCCTGAAAGGCCCCTGCTGGGCTGTAGCATgcttagccatgtccgactctttgcaaccccatggactgtactccgccaggctcctctgtccagggggagtttccaggcaagaacactggggtgggtagccatgctctcctccaaggtatcttcccaacccaaggattgaacccaggcctcccgcattgcaggcggattctttactgtctgaatcaccaaGAAACCCTGAAATGCCCTGACTACAGGTTAACTCCTCCATTGCTTGAGAGAAGGGACAGATTGGTGGGGAGAGCGCCCTAGGGGAGGAGTCAGGGTGGCTGCAGTGGTGGATGGGAGCAGCTGGGGAGATTTAGGGGCTTGAGACAGCAGCAGTTTACCAGCGGTTTCAGAAGTCTGTTAATATCTTAAGCTATATGCCTGCATGCCAGCTGACTATCAGCCCTGGTCAGGGCGTAGCACTCTCATTGAGGAAAGGGATAaatcataaatgaatgaaaatgagccTGCAacatatcagttaaataattaACTTGTCAAAAATGCCTAAGTAAGGAAGCGATGAAGCCACTTTGGATCTCCACATCgctcccacatgctgtgggaacAACTTACAGAGAGGCTGCCACCAAAACCACAGACAGGGCTGCCCACCTCCTCTGGGGATGTAATGAGGGGTGAGACTCCATTATATCCAAATTGCTAAAAGCCGCGTTTTCCTGAAAGCCAGATTGGGGCAGGACCCCaatctctgggatctaatgcctgatgacctgaggtagagctgatgtaataataatagaaatatacaCAATAATAACAGagtgcacttgaatcatcctgaaaccatcccccaccccctggtccatggaaaaattgtcttccatgaaaccagtccctggtgccaaaaaggttggggaccacagCTCTGGGGGTTTGCTCTTTCCTCTGACATTGCAGTTTCATTCAGCATTAATAATAACAGCAACCACTtccatttattaagcatttgctatgtgccaggctctggcacactcattagctcatttaattctcccaacagCACTAGGAGGTAGATGGTTTTATTACAcatattttatggatgaggaaactggagctAAGGAAGGAAGCTGAGTGGTTTGGATATGGTCATGTGCCTTAAAAGGGATAGAGATGTGATACACACCCAAGTGTGTCTGATGCTTGCTTGATCAGCAACTGAAGGCTCACTGCTTGGGGTCCAGCATCTCTCACTGACAGGAGTCCTTGCTGGATCAGGAAGCATGGTTACTTCTCACCTTGACCCGGAAGTAAAATGGATGAAGCCAGCCTTGCCCTGACTATCCCAGGAGGCTCACGGGAGGTTGTGGGGCTGAGCAGGGCCAGGTCTGGACACCTGTGATCACAGCTCCTGAGATAGAGCCCCTGGTCCCAGCCCTGGTCTCAGCTGGCCCCTGTCAAAGCCACAGTGGGAAGAATGCTTGGTGATCCATTAGTCTTCCACTGATGGAGTGAGTGACAGGGAGGAGGCCACTGGGAGgcaggggagaaaaagagagaaggggatTATTCCCTCCCTGCACAAATGCCCAGAAGatctggcttccctgggaggGACATGCCGTCCTTGTTGCAGAGGTAGATGCAGGGTGGGGCAGGTGAAGAGAACGCTAGATCAGGAGCCAGCTGATGTGCCTCTTACCAGTTGTGTGAGCAAAGGCAAGGCACTGCTCTGCAtgcctcagttgcctcatctgttaaatgggactGATCAGCCAGACTCTGCCAGCCTCATGTTACAACGTGCTCTGCGGACAGTGAACTCTAGCCAGGGTGTCAGGGCTGCaggtctccttcctccctggggTCAAGGGCTTGATCTTTCACTTGGTAACCAGCGAGGAGACATCAGATGAGGAGCTTTGAAGTCTGTTGCCAGACCTGGAGACACCAGCATAGAGACAACTCTCTTTCCTCACTTTCTGGCTCTCCTTCACCCCTGTTGCTATCTGAGTGGGACCACGTGTTTCAACTCTAAATAAATATCtgaccccctccctccctggggcATGGGAGTGTCCTATGAACTAGAAAAGTGAATATCACAACAAAGCTACTCACACAAATGttttggtttctcagtgcatataaaagttacatttatacCTTACTGTAGTCTGTTAAGCGTACAATAACATTATGTGTAAAAAAACAATGTATcgaccttaattttaaaatcttgcttAAAAATGCTaacccttgggacttccctgggaatctggtggttaaaactttgccttccaatgcaggggtttcctgttcaatctctggtcagtgaactaaaatcccacatgactGGAGGCCAAAcaaccaaaacagaaaaacagaagcaatgttgtaacaaattcagcacagacttcaaaaacacgtgcatgctaagtcgcttcagtctggtccaactctttggaccctatggaccgtagcccgccaggctcctctggccatggggattcttcaggcaagaatactggagcgggttgccatttcctcctccaggggatcttcccagcccagggactgaacctgcatttcctgtattggcaggcagattcttttccactagtgccacctgggaagccccgaatgGTATGCTATGTGAATCTGATTTCAAAGCtctaaaagaaaaaacccaacaCCAGGGAGACACTGGCCTAGTTTTCTGCCTCCATGTCCTAGCGCTTACTATGTGCCGGGTGCTTTCGCACTTTGCATGGCTCACAGCGGTGTGCTttaggcgctcagttgtgtccgactctgtgaccctttggactgtagctcgccaggctcctccgtccatgggctttttcaggcaagaatactggagtgggttgccatttccttctccaggggatcttcccgactcagggatcgaacctgcaccacctgtgtcccctgcattggaggccgattctttatcactgcgccaTTGGGAAAGCCCCTTGTGTGGCTCATACAACTCTATAGTTTAGGTATTATGTTGacacccattttgcagatgggaataCTGAGAATAGAGGTTTgagtgacttgcctgaggttgCACAATACCTTGTGGTTTTGTCTAGTGTGGGCACTTCTTGCAATGTGTTGTAAGAATCTGTTTACAGATTTCTCCCCACTGGACAGGAGGCTtgtgggaattggtgatggtGCCTGGTTTAGCACCGTAttccctgccccaggcctggcaACCATTGGACCTGATTCAAGAACCCAAGATGGATGTAGAAATGCACCAGGGGTAGGTTCAGCGGTCCCAAAGCTGTAGGGGCAGGTTTCCTTTGACAAAGGCAGCTTTTACCCAGCTCACACTCTGCCACCCCCACCAGAAGATGGATTTTAGCAACTGTTTTCTCCTGGACCCTTGTCTGCTTTCCCTCCCCAAAGCTGGTCTCCCGCACGGGGCTTCTCCCAGTAACCAAGAGCTTGTCCCTACCCAGAGCCACTGGTGGCGATCCCTGTGGCCCAGCTCCACCTCCAGCTGCCCCCCAAGAGCCGCAGGCAGCACAGGAATTTCCTCAAAGGCCTTGCCCAGCCCTGGCTGTTGTTCCCACGCAAATTAGCCAATTGCTGGGACCTGAGAATGTTGTCAGTTTCCCCCTAAAGCCCTGGCAGGTGGTGCTGGGGATTGGGGAAGGTGCCCTTGGCTGGAAACTGGGCCTCCATGAAGTGGAGAGAGATGTATAAGGAAATAAGGATTTTCTCAGTGGACAACGTAGCAGCAGGAAAGACCACATCTCCTGGGGACTGGATGACGGATAACTCAATAATGGAGTCCCTCCAGGGGCAAGCAGTCACTGTCTCCCCTCTCAGTGTACCATCCCCTCCTCCTAACCTCATTCTGAAAGTCATTCCCTGccagcctctctctctgtctgtctctctcaacTTCCTGAAATATGAAATTCACTTGCCAATAGCTACCAACATTTCCTGGGGCTCCTCTGCCAACAGCCCGATCCCAACAGCTTGGATTGGAGACGATCGAAGGTTATGTACTCAAAACCCTACAACACAAGCATGGGAGACGCAAAGATGAGCCCCCATGCCCCTCCCTGGCCAGGCCAGCCATGCCCTCTGATACACATGCGTTCCCACCTGTGGCCCAGACCACCCCTCCCGCCCCTGCAGGAAGACAGATATTGAAACCAGTACGAAGGCAAGGCCCAGAGGGCCCTAGCAAGAAGCTCCCCCCAGAGGAGCAGCCCTGGCGGAGCTGGCCCCTggggcctgcagtccatggcagGGAAGCTACTGCTTGCTCTTGGAAACCAGAGTTGCCAGAAGCTGTTAGAACACCCAGGAGGccctggggatggggtggggaggtgatgCCTGGCTCCCCTCCTGAGAACACGGGGCCCTGAGACCCCATATTGGCTGCAATCTCTGCTGATTCACAGCCCCACTCAGGAATGACTCCTTGCGACAAAGCCCCCGGCCCCTGCAAAGGCCGGACCCCCAAGCTGGCTGTCCTTTCTGGGCAGGATTTAGCTCTGGGCACCTCTCTGGGATCCCCTTCCCAGCAGGGATGTGTGCAAAGTCAAGCTGTGATGTCCAGGAGCAGAGATGAAGGAGGacaggaaactgaagctccgGGGGCGCTGGACCCCTCTCCAAGGGGGAGTAATAGGCCGGCTAAGATGGGgagtctcccctccccaccccccgggATCCCAGTTTTTCTCTCAACACCCTAGGTAGGGTGACTGGTGCCTGCCAGGGAAGCATGGCTGCTGACCAAAACCAGCCCCAACCCAGCGATGAAGAGCAGCACTTACCATGATGGAAAAGATGAGGGGCATGAGGTTGAGGGGCCAGACGGGGCAGAAGCAGGAGGCGATGGCAAGGATGAGATAATCTTTGGGAACTTCTCCGTCCTGGGCATACGAGGTGGTGGCTGTGGAGGACGCCCGCCTGGAGCTGGCCCGGGAGGATGAGAGGGGGTGCAAGGCTTCCCGGTGCCCCTCGGATATCACCTTGAAGGGCAGGCTGTGGCCATTCTGCTCCAGGTCCAGAGGCCCCGAGAGGGACTTGGACGGCTTCAGGGGCTTATCATCCTGGCCCCCAACCTGCACaaggagcttctccatctctggcagGTCCAGGGGTGAAGCAGTGCCTGGCTCCCGCGCCGGGGAAAACTGAGGCTGTCCGGGGTTGGCCATGCTGGCCTGGGCCTTGGGCTGCTCCAGCTCCAGGATGGGACGAGGGGCTTCCGAGGGACCTCAGCGCACCATTCCTTGGCCCAGACTGGAGGCCTACAGGTCAGGGGCAGACGTGTCACCCAGGAGAGCCAGGGCCAGCTGGGGGGCTGGGAAGGTCGGCTTCTCCAGGCCAGCTGAACTCAGAGGCGGCGGCCAGCCTGCCGCCCCGTGGAGCTCCAGGAAGCTGGAGCCTTCAGCCCCATTCAAGTTTGAGGCCAACCTCACTGGTGCTGCCGACAGCTCAGATGGGCGGGGAAGGAGCAGAAAGCAGCTTCAGGAGCAGAGAGGAGACTGCTCCTCTCCTGAGTGAGGCTCGGGCTAAGTcagggaggctgtgtgtgtgtgtgtgtgtgtgtgtgtgtgtgtgtgtgtgtgtgtgtgcgtgtgtgtgtacacaacacccagcctccctccctccctgccctcctcagaGATGCTTTTCAATTCACTTCTCCCCAGAGAACCACCCGGCAGCATTCTGCCtctgccccagcccagccctgcccaggtgGCTTGGACCAGCCTCTGGCTCCCGCTGCGGACCCAGGACCCCTCCTCTGCACTGGGGGCTCTGGATGGGGAAGAAAGGCAAAGTGGGCCCAAATGGGTGTGCCTTTACCTGTCCCGGGAGACTGAGCCCTCGGCTCCTCTTCTCCTGGAGCAGGCTCCCGCTTCTCCTATCTGCTGTGAAACACTGAACTCTGGACCTATTGCATCCCACCTTGAAACTGAACCCCTGCAAGCCCCAGAGATGTCCAGACCAGAGCCAGGCTCCAAGCTCTGGAGGGAGGGGTCGAGTGAGTACTCGtggggcccctggaggaggattgTGTCTGCACCCTCTGAATGGGTGTCTGAGCAGCTCCCGAGGGGTGGCAGAGGGGCTGTTAGGGAGGAGCGTTGGCCCCATCTCATGGCCCTTAGGGCTTTTCTGAGGTGCTTTTAAAGAGCCAGCAAAGATCCTTCTGCTTCAGAAGCTCCTTGGGGAAGATGCCCGCTTGAAGGGCTGCGGTCTTGGCTGCCTGTCCCATCTCTCTTAGTTCTCTCACATCTCCTCCGTTTCTGCCACCTTCTCTATTCTCTGCATCTCTTTCTAAAACCCTGATCTCCCGGCTTACGTGGTCTTATAAGGTGACCCGGAACCACCAGGGTTTGTGTGTGCATCTGGATGCTTGTCTGTGGTTTGGAGGAGGGCGTAGGTCATGTATCGGGATAGGGGTGAGAAATTAGAGGTGAGAAGGAGTCTCAGAGGTTGTGGAGTTCATTTGAGATCAGAGGTTAGGAAACCAAAACCCAGACTCATTTCAAACTGTATCCCAATTAGGCATGAATCCATCACATCCAGAAACTGGTTTGGAGCAAGATGAGCCATTTTAGCAGAAAAAAGTATCTTTGAATTGTGTATCACACTGGCTTCAGAAATGCTGCTTCCAGCAAGAGCCAAGACAAGGAGAAAGAGGGTGTGAAGGGCAGAGAATGGTGAGCTGGCCACACAGGGGAAGAAGAGACTGGGCAAGGGGAGTGAACTGGGCCCTTCTGCCCAGGAACTTCTAGaaacatgcttttaaaataagagaccttcaggaattccctggcagtccagtggttaggactccaagctctcactgcagagagcctgggttcaatccctggttgcggaactaagatcccacaagctttgAGGCAGGgcccaaaatttaaaaaactaaaaaaaattttaaaataagagaccTTCTGCAGACAGTGGCAGTTTGGATGCCCAAGGGTCCTAGACTCTAAGTCAGTGTCCAGCTTGGCCGGAATTCCATGTTACAATCTAGAAGCTCACTCTTGGTGGGGAGGACTCAGGCCCTATGGACCTACCACTAAACAGCCTAACCAGGCCAGCTCCATAGCCAGCAGCCAAATCTGGCTATAGAGCCCCTGAAATGTGGCTCATCCACACTGAGATATGCTATACATATAAAACACACACTGGATTTCCAACAgtaccaaaaaaatttaaaatatttcattaacacAGTGTATGTAGACTACATATTGAAGTGATAATATTTTTGCTATACTGAGttacataaacatttaaaagttaatgtcacctgtgtctcttttctccttttaatatgcctaccagaaaatttaaaacatggcTTGCATTGTATTTCTATCGGGCAGCACCTGGCCTGAAGGATAGAAGAAACCTGACATAAAGAAgcttttttttacttaataaaaactggaagaaacaagAAAGAGCCAAGAAGTCCCCAGGGTGACTCATAGTAGCAAGATTACCAGGTAAACGGGTTCCCGGACTAGGGAGCCGGGTTTGCTCTGCACTGTGAGAGGCTGGGCTTGTGGCGCCATCTAGTGGCCTGGTGCTGATGAGGGGAAGGACCAGAGATGAGAGTGGGgaccagggaggagggggagagacgAGGACAAGGAGCGCCTGGTTTGGGCTCCGGGACTGGTGAGCCCAACGCAGCCAGCTGCTCCGGCTGCAGCCTGGTAATGCCCCCACCTGCAGGTGccacctcccctccacccccactctcAACTGAAGTCTTCACTGGAAGCCCATGGGCCAGGCCCATCGGGCAAAGTGGGTTTGGTTGAGCaacgtgttttttaaaaatccacttcaCATAAAAACGGGGATTGCAGACTTTTACCGTGAAGATCTGGGAAGCCTGGGCCCACTTTCTGCAGAGCAGCCAGAAGCTAAGCCCATAGCAGCCTTTAGAAGGGAAGGCACTGAGCTCCCCCTCCGACTCCACCTGCACTCCCACCCGTGGGCCCCAGGTGCGGGTCTGTGCTATAAGCCCCTGTAGCTACACAGGTGGTATCCGCCCTTCTGTTCTGCTGTGGGCTGACCTCCCTGCTCCCTAGTATGGTTGCAGGTCACTGAAGAAAGTCATTCCACTCTCTCTGCCCCATCCCCAATGGGCTGTGAGGtcttggggagggggcaggtgtgCCCCCAGCTCCCTCTTCATGCGCTTGGCTCACAGTGACAGCTGACTGGAGGAACCAAAGGAAGATAAAAGCACCAATCAAGTGCCCAGGGTGTCCACACGGCTGCTAAATCCACCTCTACCTGCCCCAACCTGAGTGCATCCTGGGCTTTGAAGAATTCTGAGATGGAAACAATGGTATGGAAAGTGGACCTGGAGTGCACAGAGACACAAACCTCAGAAGGTTAGGTCAGTTTGAGCCTAATGCAAGGAGAagaggtaaaaagaaagaaaaaccctgTACCTGTGACCACAAGCCTTTTTATCCTCAGTATCGCACTGGGCATCGGGAAACCCTGTGGGGCTGACAAGGTAGGAGTAATTAAGCAAATTCCACTTTTCACTGAGGCCCACCTGGGCCCAGCTCCCCTGCTTCAGGCAGCCTTCTGgtgtttacacacacatacacacaagtgcAAAATGTGAGCAAAACTTGATGTGGCCATTCACCTATCAGCAAGCACCCCAGTTTCACATCCAGTGaggtatgtgtgtgctaagttgcttcagttgtgtccgactctttgcgaccctatggtagggactgtagcccaccaggctcctctgtccatgggattctccaggcaagaatactggagtgggttgccatggcctcctccaggagatcttcctgacccaaagactgaacccgtgtctcttatgcctcctgcattggcagctgagttctttaccactagtgccaccctgAGTCCCTTCAAAGGAATCCTTGCTGTCTATGCTCAAAACATTTCCCCACTCCTCTTTAGAACGTGTCCTGAGCAAAcaaaactttcacttttaaaaacaattatcaaGAGCCGAATGGATATTGACCCTGTTTACATCCCCCAAATTCTCTCCAGGTCGCTTCCTGCGCCTACCTGTTGGTCCACACTTATAAGCAGCAGGCACAGGCCAGTTTGATCTGCTTTCCCTGCTACCATTGCTGGCATCCTGTTGCAAATACCTGAGTTTGCTTTGCCCAAGCCTGTCTGGTTAAGTATCTGTGTTGCTTCAAGCCTTTCACTGTTAGATACAGTGCCACTGGgacctcctttaaaaaaaaaaaaaaatttttttttccttttgaattacTTTCTTGGGGTATTTTTACTGTGATTTTGCCAAATTGTTCTCTACCAAAAAAAGGAACAGATACACAATACAACTAGAAATCTGTAAATGTGcccctttctccacatctctGACATTTGGGTCTTAACGATTGTTATTTACGTTTGCTGGCATGTCTCATTCACAATGTAAAAAGTGCTATAATTGTTATTATTCTCTGCCCTTTCCAAGTtagccctttctctctctcctttgaacACTACTTGAGTACTCTGTGGGGATTAATCTTATAGATACATAATTTCTGTCTTTAGGTGTATCAGTCATGCATCTCTTTCCGCTGTGGTTTTTACAGCTCTGACTTCTATGTGTGTCTTCTCTTTCCAGaactttcctttttatattcatttaatacCTATCCTTGTACTACTTTCCACTACATTTGGATAAACCTATGTGGTCTTGGTTGATAACTTCCATGTCTTCAATAATCAGGGATGtagcttcttttcacagcaaatCAGTCATCTTGGAGAATGGATATGGTTTTAGGAAGCAAACAAAGAACTCAAGCAGGGTTCCAGAaaacctgctgttgctgctgctgctgttgctgctaagtcgcttcagtcatgttcgactctgtgcgaccccgtagacagcaacccaccaggctcccccgtccctgggattctccaggcaagaacactggagtgggttgccatttccttctccaatgcatgaaagtgaaaaatgaaagtgaagtcactcagtcgtgcccaactgttagtgaccccatggactgcagcccaccaggctcctccaccgtgggatttatcaggcaagagtactggagtggggtgccattgccttctcttccaGAAAACCTGGATGGTGCGTAATTAAAGATATTCTGGTCTAGCACCCTTTAAAAATCAGGGAGAGGAGGGGGTACCTGTTAGGTCAATagatacacatgtgcacacacaaaaATTCACATATCTACACATTTCTGTAAACATGCCAGGCAAATATTTACTTATCATCTTGTAAATATGCAGATGTGTGCCCTCAAACAGATAGCCCGGATGAAACAATGTTAACTAATGTGTTGCACCTTCCCATGCATTCTCTCCATTTAACAGCTCTACAAATGGAATTTGTCTTAATATTAAATAGCTTTCATGCAGTGAGTGATTTCGTAGGCCAGGCGCCATGCTAAGTGCCTTAAATGCATTCTCTCTTTTAGTCTGCAGAACAGCCTATGATAAGGACTTACTTAGTCCATTCTACCGGATGTAAACACCTAGGCTCAGAGCCCTTAAGACGATTTGCCAAGGTTACTCAGCTGGTAAGTAAGGAGACAATACTTCCACATCCTCAAACTGCCTTCAGAGTCTGCGGCACACTCCCCATCTCACCTGCAGGGGGCGCCCTCTCCCTTCCAGAGCTGAGCGTGCAAGCCAGGGAAGcactctcatttcttttcatcctgGAACTCCGAAAAGCAGGACTTGATGGTCATTTTTATCATGTTTCCAGAGAATACAAACCTGAGGCTGAAGCAAGGTGGAAGCACTGTCCAGGCTTGTCTGTCAAAAAATTATAATATGCAAACACTACCAATTGTGGAACACCTTCAAATTGCCAGAAACCGCCTGATGAATGAAGGTTAATACAGCCATCCTGAGGTGGAGCCACCTGTGTCAGAGGTGaacccctcccccaccgccccgccccagccttagagaggttaagtgggCACACACGTATTAAGTGCAGAACAGAGCCTGGATCCCAGGACAGCCTGgctctttcctttctgctgtCAGACCATGGTACTACCCCTCCCTGACAGAGGACGCTCAGTGGGCAGGCCTGGGGCCAGGGCCCCACATTTTGCTCCTGGTGGGGCCCCAAGAGCCCACTGCCCCAGAGTCTAAGGCTCTTCATGATCTGTGACTCGGGCACCCGCCCTGTGAAATGTGGAGCCCTGGGGTCTGTGGGCCTGGGGACCGGATGCCAAGTGTGCCGGCCAGGGTCTCACTTGCCGAAAGCAGAGACGCCTGTAATTAGGACGATGAGCCTCATCTCAAGTGCTCTGGGGACCCCTCACTCCTCCCTGGGAGACTATGGGCATCTCtccagtctctgtggggtcccccATTCTGAGCTGTGgaactccccccgcccccaactctCCAAGGAGACCAGCAAGCCCTCAGGCTTTCCCTGTCATGTCTGGGTCCTCATAGCGAGCAGCACCAGCGATATGAGCCCGGTCAGTGAGGCTGGACGTGAGCTCGGGGTGCTCATCTTAGAGACAGAGCAGCTGTCCAGCCTTCTCAAGGGGGGCCAGCTGCCGCTCCCTCTTCTGCAGCAGCCTTGGCCCAAGCCCCACTTTCCTGGATTCCAAATCTGCCCCTCATCACAGAGGCACAGTCCACACTCCCACTCTTCCCCGGGAGCCTCACCCGCCCATCGCTTGGGGTACAAGCGGGATTTACTGATGCCCCCCAAGTCCTTGGCCCTGCCCCCAGCTTCCTTCCCTGAGACTGGCCCACAGCCTGCTCTCACTGCCACGCTCTCTGTGGCTCACGGCAGACGGCAGTTCTGACCACATCGTCAGCCTCCCAGACTTGCTCCTCATCTCCAGATAACGTCCTCTCCCACAGGGCCCCTCACAGTGCTCGGTCACACCTGGGCTCTTGGAGGAACCAATGTCTCCTAGTACCTACCTGTGGGCTTCAGGCCAGGGACCCATCATTCCAGAGTGAGGCCCCAGGCCTCTTGGGGCCTTCCTGCCACCCTGGGTTCCTGGGCCCCGTGGAGTCCTGCTAGCAGACAGAGATGACAGCTCCTcctttttatttggctgcttctGATGGCCTCCCCCAGACCACAGACTTGGGGCATCAgcacaggctgggggaggggacccCCGCTGAGTCATCAGACCCCATCAGGTACCTCCCACATAAACCCCCCACTTTGTCCAAAGGTCTTcatttatccttaaaaaaaatttttttttgtaaagcaaGAGACAATAGGACTCAGAGGCACCGAGATGCAAAAGTCACTTTCCAAGGAGAGTTCACGTCCAAAGGTAAGAGCTCAGAAGAATCCGGCTCCTGGCTGGGTTCCCAGGATTCTAGGAGGTGCGGCCCAGTCTCCAGAGTTCCTTCCCACCAACAAAGCGCCTCCTTTCCCCATCAGGCTTCAGCCCATTCGGTTCTGCCA encodes:
- the TRARG1 gene encoding trafficking regulator of GLUT4 1, which codes for MANPGQPQFSPAREPGTASPLDLPEMEKLLVQVGGQDDKPLKPSKSLSGPLDLEQNGHSLPFKVISEGHREALHPLSSSRASSRRASSTATTSYAQDGEVPKDYLILAIASCFCPVWPLNLMPLIFSIMSRSSVQQGDLDGARRLGRLAGMLSITFIIMGIIIIIVAVTVNFAVPKK